The sequence TCGGCCGATAGATCGTGACCGGTATAGACGATCACCGGCGGGAAGCTGTGCTCGCCCTCGCCCAGCGTTTCGAGCAGCGAGAAGCCCGATGCGTCGGGAAGCGACAGATCAAGCACCATGCAATCGAAAGTCTGTTCCTTGAGCAGCTTGAGGCATTCCGCGGCGGTGCCCGCGCCGACTGTCTCGATCTCGGGGCCCGCGAGCAATTTGGCGACGGCCTCACGCTGGACGGGATCGTCCTCGACGATCAGCACCCGCCGCATCGTCCGGGTCAGCTGCGCCTCCAGCGCATCGAGCGCGTGCGCCAGATCCTCGCGCTTCACCGGCTTCACCAGATAGCCCATCGCGCCGAGAGAGAAGGCGGTCTGCTGATGATCGCTAGCCGAGACGACATGGATCGGGATGTGCCGCGTCGCATCCTCGCGCTTGAGGCGATCAAGCACCGACAGGCCCGATTGATCGGGTAGGCCGAGATCGAGCACGATCGCATTGGGCTTGAACCGCTGCGCCAGATCGAGCGCCTCTTCGGCGGTGCCGGCGACGAGCGTCTGGAACCCGGCCTCGCGGGAAAGATCGCGAACGATCCCGGCAAAGGTCCGGTCGTCCTCGACCACGAGCAGGACGCGGCGCGCCCCTTCGAGCTTGTCGCGATCATCGTCGATCGGCGGCGCCAGCATCGATCTTTTGGCGGCCTTGCTGGCCTTGCCGCTCGGCAAGGCGGCCGGCTGGGGGGCCGCAGGCTCGGGCCGCGCTTCGACCTGAGCGGGATCATATTCGAGCGGGATGGTGACGGTGAAGCTGCTGCCCTTGCCGGGCTCGCTGGCCAGCGCGATCGATCCGCCGAGCAGCCGCGCCAGCTCGCGCGAGATCGACAGGCCGAGCCCGGTGCCGCCATATTTGCGGTTGATCGCGCCATCGGCCTGACGGAAGGCGTCAAAGATCGCCGCGTGCTGCTCGGGCGAGATGCCGATGCCGGTATCCGTCACCGTCAGCGCCAGCCGGCCGTCATCCACCGGCGCGATGCGCAGCGTGACCTTGCCCTTCTCGGTGAACTTGAAGGCGTTGGAGAGCAGATTCTTGAGGATCTGTTCGAGCCGCTGGCGATCGGTCGCGATCGATGCCGGCAACTTCCTGGCGATGTCGATCTCGAAATCGAGCCCGCGCTCCCTGGCGATCGGGTCGAAGGTCTGGCGCAGATCGGTCGTGATCCGCTTGAGCGAAACCGACTCGGCGCGGATATCGATATGCCCGGCCTCGATCTTCGACAGATCGAGAATATCGTTGATCAGGTTGAGCAGATCATTGCCCGATGCCTGGATCGTCCGGGCATATTGCGTCTGCTCTTCGGTGAGGTTGCCGCCGGGATTGTCGCCGAGCAGCTTGGACAGGATCAGCAGCGAGTTGAGCGGCGTGCGCAGCTCATGGCTCATATTGGCGAGGAAATCCGACTTGTACTGGCTCGCCTGCTCCAGCTCGCGCGCCTTCAGTTCGACCGCCGCGCCCGAGCGGGCAAGTTCGTCGCGCTGGGTTTCCAGCAATTGCGCCTGCTCTTCCAGCTGCGAGTTGGTCTGTTCGAGCTCGACCTGCTGCTGCTCCAGACGCACCGCCGATTCCTTGAGCGCGCGGCCCTGCTCTTCCAGTTCCTCGTTGGAGACCCGCAGCTCTTCGCTCTGGACCTGCAACTCTTCCGACTGGCGTTGCGTCGCTTCCAGCAGATTCTGCAATTCGGTGCGGTAGCGGGCAGAACGCAGGCCGACACCGACCGGGACGGCAATCTGCGCGAAGAAATCGCGCAACCGCTCATCGACCGGGTGCAGAAAACCGAATTCGGCGACCGCGTTGACCACGCCGTCGGCGCTGAACGGAACGATGATCAGATGACGCGGCGTATCGCGCCCCAGCGCCGAGCCAACCGTCAGATACCCTTCGGGAACATGATCGATCACGACCGGCTGCCCGTCCGCGGCGGCGCGCCCCAGCAGCCCTTCGCGCAGCGCGAAACGCTCGGGCACCGCGGCATCGCCCGGTACCCCGAGCGAAGCGGTCTTCTCGAAGACATCGCTCTCGCCCTTGAACAGCACGCTCGCCTGCGCGCCGACATAGGAAGTCAGGAAATCGAGGACGCTTTCGCTTAGCTCGCGGACATTCTTGTCGCCGAGCATTTGCTGGGCAAGACCGATCTCTCCGGCCTGCAGCCAGGCCGCGCGCTGGCGCGCCAGCGTGCTGCGGTGGACGAGCACGCCCACCGCGAGGGTGAGGCCGATTCCCAGCAGCGCCGCCAGAACGCCGCTCAGCATCGCGGTCTGATAAGCGTTCTCCATCTGCACGAGCCGCGCTTCGCGCAAGCGCCGCTCTTCGGAGCGCATCGCGGTAAGTTGCGTGCGCAACTTATCCATGGCGACCTTGCCGCGATCGGTATTGACCACCGCCAGCGCGGCGCTGGCGCCCTGGCTACGGCGCAGATCGATCGTTCCCCTGAGCTCGGCGAGCTTGGCGTCGACTTGCGGCCTGAGGCGGCGCAGATTGGCCTGCTGCATCGGATTGTCGCTGGTCAGCGTCTCGATCGCGTTCAGGCTCGCCTCGGCTCGGGCCCGCGCATCCTCATAGGGCTCCAGATAGCGGTTGTTGCCGGTCAGCAGAAAGCCGCGTTGCCCGGTCTCCGCGTCCTGCACCGCCGACAGCAATGTCCCGAGTTCGGTGATGACCTCATGGGTGTGCACCACCTTGGCCGTATCGCCACGCAGGCCCTGGATGTTCGAATAGGCCAGCGCGCCGCTGATCAGGAAGAACAGGAGCGCGGCGGCGACGCCGAGCGCCGTGCCCAGGCCCATGCGGGAGTCGCGGTTCGAAGTGTCGCGCACGGAGGTCTGCGGCATCTTTCTCGACAAGCCTTTTAAAAGAGAGCGAGTTTCCGTTCCCCGCTTCCACGCCAGCCGTCCGGGCGCAAGCCCGAACGGCAAGATTAGCGCACGCACCGGAGCGTTTTCCGGCCGGGGGGGCACGTCCTACCCTTCGGAATCCTCACCGCTATCGCGGCAGACCTCGGGCGCTCGTGCCACGTCGAATACAACAATCGCAGATCGCAAACTGACAGCGCAGGCGAATCTTCGCGAAAAGGCTCTCCTGACGAAGAACTTCGCCGCGATATCAGGCCATTGCCATCAGGCTGGCATTGCCGCCCGCAGCCGTGGTGTTGATCGAAGTCGACACCTCCTCGACCAGCCAATCGAGCCGATAGTCGTTGGCCTGTGGCAACAGGATCGGTCCGGGCAGCGCCGCCACCCGCGCCAGCACGGCGCGGACGGCCTCGCCCGCGCCTTCGACAAGCACACCGGCGAACGGCCCCGCCGCCGCCCAATCCTCCGCACGCTCGATTCGCGCGGCAATGCCAGGCGGCAAGCCGTCAAGCGCCGGCCCCGCCCCGATCACCGCATGGTTGCCGGCCGCCAGCGCCGATGCCAGCTGCCGGATCAGTCCGGCGCGCGTCTCCGCGACCAGCAGCACGCGCCCGCGCGGATGCAGCGCGTAGATGTTGCGCTCGCCGACCGGCCCCGCCAGTTCGACGGCAGCGCCCAGCGGCGAAGCGCCCGCCAGGTCACGCGCCGCCGCGGCCGCTTCGCGATCGCCCTGTTCCTCCAGCCACAAAGCGAGATCGCGCAGCGCCGCGTCGGCAACGTTCGAGCTCAGCTGCGGCGGCGGCGCTTGCCGAACCAGCCGGCCCAGATAGAGCGGCCCGCCCGCCTTCGGCCCGGTGCCCGAAAGCCCGCGCCCGCCGAACGGCTGCACGCCGACGATCGCGCCGATCACGTTGCGGTTGATGTAGAGATTGCCCGCCTTCACGCGCTCGGTGACATGCGCGACGGTCTCGTCGAGCCGGGTATGGAGCCCGAAAGTGAGGCCGTAACCCGTGGCATTGATCTGGTCGATCAGCCGGTCGAGCCCTTCGCGCCGGAAGCGAACGACATGCAGGACCGGGCCAAACACTTCGGCGGTAAGATCGGCGATGCTGTCCAGCTCGATGATCGTCGGCGGCACGAAGGTGCCATGCATGGTCTCACCGTCGAGCGCGATCTGCTCGACGCGCCGCCCCAGCCCGCGCATGCGCGCGATATGCTTGTCGATATTGGCTTGCGCCTCGGCCGTGATCACCGGGCCGATATCGACGCTGAGCCGGTCGGTGCGTCCGATCTTCAGCTCGTGCAGCGCGCCGCGCAGCATCTCGAGCGTGCGATCCGCGATGTCTTCCTGCAGGCACAGGATGCGGAGCGCCGAGCATCGCTGGCCCGCGCTGTCGAACGCCGAGGCGATGACGTCGCCCACCACCTGCTCCGCCAGCGCCGAGCTGTCGACGATCATCGCATTCTGCCCGCCGGTCTCGGCGACGAACGGGATCGGCTTGCCGTCGGCGGACAAACGCTTCGCCAGTTCGGCCTGGATGATCCGCGCGACCTCGGTCGAGCCGGTGAACATCACCGCCGCCGTCTCGGGTGCAGACACCAGCACCGCGCCGATCCGGCCGTCGCCCAGCACGAATTGCAGCGCCGCTTCCGGTACGCCGGCTTCATGGAGCAGGGCGACGCCCTGCGCGGCGATCAGCGGGGTTTCCTCGGCCGGCTTGGCCAGCACGGGGTTGCCCGCGACCAGCGCCGCGGCGACCTGGCCGATAAAGATCGCCAACGGGAAATTCCATGGACTGATGCACGTGACCGGCCCTAGCGGCTGGACCCCGCCCAGGGTGCGCCGCGCCTGATCGGCGTAATAGCGCAGGAAATCGATCGCCTCGCGAATCTCGCCAATGGCGTTGGGCAGCGACTTTCCCGCCTCCCGCATCACCAGTCCGAGCAGCGCAGGCATCCGGTCCTGCATCAGGTCCGCCGCGCGATCGAGGCAGGCCGCGCGCTCGGCGACAGGCACCGCCGCCCAGCCCTTCGCCGCCGCGGTTGCGGCGCGGACGGCATGCCATGCCTCTTCCTCCGAAAGCTCGGCAACCATGCCGACCAGATCGCGATGATCGGCGGGATTGCGCACCTCGCGCGAAGTTCCGCCTCCGGCATTGGCAGCCGCCCGCCAGTCCGAATGCGCGCCTGCCGTCAGCTGCGCGTCCAGCATCGACAGCACCGTCTCGTTGGCGAGATCGAGCCCGTCCGAATTGCGCCGCGTGCCATAAAGGTCGGCGGGCAACGCGATCTGCGGGTGTTTCTGACCGGTGCCGACCGCGTCGATCGGGTCGGCTATCAACTCCGCGATCGAGACGTCGGGATCGGCGATGCGGTTGACGAACGAGGAGTTGGCCCCATTCTCCAGCAACCTGCGGACCAGATAGGCAAGCAGCGTCTCATGCGTGCCGACCGGCGCATAGATGCGGCACGGCCGGTCGAGCTTGGCGGCGCCGACGACTTCTTCATACAGCGGCTCGCCCATGCCATGCAGGCACTGGAACTCATATCTGCCGAGATGGAAATCGGGGCCCGCCATCGCATGGATGGTCGCCAGCGTCTGGGCGTTGTGTGTCGCGAATTGCGGGAATACCGCGTCGCCCGCCGCCAGCAGCTTCCGTGCGCAAGCGATATAGGCGATGTCGGTGTGGATCTTGCGGGTGTAGACCGGGAAGTCCGCCAGCCCGTCGACCTGCGCACGCTTGATCTCGGCGTCCCAATAGGCGCCCTTGACCAGCCGCACCATGATTCGCCGCCCGGCGCGCTGTGCCAGATCGACGATCCAGTCGATGACATGGGGACAGCGCTTGCCATAGGCCTGGACGACGAAGCCCAGCCCCTTCCAGTCACCAAGCGCCGGATCGAGCGCGAGGCTTTCCAGCAGATCGAGCGACAGTTCCAGCCGGTCGGCTTCCTCGGCATCGATGTTGAAGCCGATGTCATAGCTCCTGGCGAGCGCGGCCAGCGTCTGCACGCGCGGCAGCAATTCACGGGTCACCCGCTCCGCCTGCGCGCGTGAATAGCGTGGATGCAGCGCCGACAATTTGATCGAGATACCCGGGCCGGCATAGACGCCACGCCCGGCCGAGGCCTTGCCGATGGCATGGATCGCGGTCTCATAGTCGCGGTAGTAGCGCGCGGCATCGGCCGCGGTCGTCGCCGCCTCACCGAGCATGTCGTAGCTATAGGCGAAGCCTTCCGCCTCGAGCGGCCGCGATCGCTTGAGTGCTTCGCCGATCGTCTCGCCCGTCACGAACTGCTCGCCCATCATCCGCATCGCCATATCGACGCCGCGGCGGATCACCGGCTCGCCGGCCCGCGCGATCAGCCGGGTCAGCGCCGCCGCCAGCCCGCGATCATTGACGCTGCTGGTAAGCT is a genomic window of Sphingomonas sp. containing:
- a CDS encoding response regulator, which encodes MGLGTALGVAAALLFFLISGALAYSNIQGLRGDTAKVVHTHEVITELGTLLSAVQDAETGQRGFLLTGNNRYLEPYEDARARAEASLNAIETLTSDNPMQQANLRRLRPQVDAKLAELRGTIDLRRSQGASAALAVVNTDRGKVAMDKLRTQLTAMRSEERRLREARLVQMENAYQTAMLSGVLAALLGIGLTLAVGVLVHRSTLARQRAAWLQAGEIGLAQQMLGDKNVRELSESVLDFLTSYVGAQASVLFKGESDVFEKTASLGVPGDAAVPERFALREGLLGRAAADGQPVVIDHVPEGYLTVGSALGRDTPRHLIIVPFSADGVVNAVAEFGFLHPVDERLRDFFAQIAVPVGVGLRSARYRTELQNLLEATQRQSEELQVQSEELRVSNEELEEQGRALKESAVRLEQQQVELEQTNSQLEEQAQLLETQRDELARSGAAVELKARELEQASQYKSDFLANMSHELRTPLNSLLILSKLLGDNPGGNLTEEQTQYARTIQASGNDLLNLINDILDLSKIEAGHIDIRAESVSLKRITTDLRQTFDPIARERGLDFEIDIARKLPASIATDRQRLEQILKNLLSNAFKFTEKGKVTLRIAPVDDGRLALTVTDTGIGISPEQHAAIFDAFRQADGAINRKYGGTGLGLSISRELARLLGGSIALASEPGKGSSFTVTIPLEYDPAQVEARPEPAAPQPAALPSGKASKAAKRSMLAPPIDDDRDKLEGARRVLLVVEDDRTFAGIVRDLSREAGFQTLVAGTAEEALDLAQRFKPNAIVLDLGLPDQSGLSVLDRLKREDATRHIPIHVVSASDHQQTAFSLGAMGYLVKPVKREDLAHALDALEAQLTRTMRRVLIVEDDPVQREAVAKLLAGPEIETVGAGTAAECLKLLKEQTFDCMVLDLSLPDASGFSLLETLGEGEHSFPPVIVYTGHDLSAEAEQKLRRYSSSIIIKGAKSPERLLDEVTLFLHQVVSELPPEQQKMIKQARNRDAVLEGRRILIVEDDVRNVYSLTNILEPRGAKVAIARNGQEALDTLGGATGTGDEIDLVLMDVMMPVMDGLDATRRIRLDPRWAKLPVIMLTAKAMPDDQERCLAAGANDYMAKPLDVDKLLSLVRVWMPR
- the putA gene encoding trifunctional transcriptional regulator/proline dehydrogenase/L-glutamate gamma-semialdehyde dehydrogenase, translating into MSCYGRHSSREDEMTDDAMPPLFADFAPPIRTQSALRQAITAAYRRSEPECVAAMVEQARLPDTVRAEAAATATALITALRAKHKGSGVEGLVQEYALSSQEGVALMCLAEALLRIPDNDTRDALIRDKIADGDWKSHIGDGRSLFVNAATWGLVVTGKLTSSVNDRGLAAALTRLIARAGEPVIRRGVDMAMRMMGEQFVTGETIGEALKRSRPLEAEGFAYSYDMLGEAATTAADAARYYRDYETAIHAIGKASAGRGVYAGPGISIKLSALHPRYSRAQAERVTRELLPRVQTLAALARSYDIGFNIDAEEADRLELSLDLLESLALDPALGDWKGLGFVVQAYGKRCPHVIDWIVDLAQRAGRRIMVRLVKGAYWDAEIKRAQVDGLADFPVYTRKIHTDIAYIACARKLLAAGDAVFPQFATHNAQTLATIHAMAGPDFHLGRYEFQCLHGMGEPLYEEVVGAAKLDRPCRIYAPVGTHETLLAYLVRRLLENGANSSFVNRIADPDVSIAELIADPIDAVGTGQKHPQIALPADLYGTRRNSDGLDLANETVLSMLDAQLTAGAHSDWRAAANAGGGTSREVRNPADHRDLVGMVAELSEEEAWHAVRAATAAAKGWAAVPVAERAACLDRAADLMQDRMPALLGLVMREAGKSLPNAIGEIREAIDFLRYYADQARRTLGGVQPLGPVTCISPWNFPLAIFIGQVAAALVAGNPVLAKPAEETPLIAAQGVALLHEAGVPEAALQFVLGDGRIGAVLVSAPETAAVMFTGSTEVARIIQAELAKRLSADGKPIPFVAETGGQNAMIVDSSALAEQVVGDVIASAFDSAGQRCSALRILCLQEDIADRTLEMLRGALHELKIGRTDRLSVDIGPVITAEAQANIDKHIARMRGLGRRVEQIALDGETMHGTFVPPTIIELDSIADLTAEVFGPVLHVVRFRREGLDRLIDQINATGYGLTFGLHTRLDETVAHVTERVKAGNLYINRNVIGAIVGVQPFGGRGLSGTGPKAGGPLYLGRLVRQAPPPQLSSNVADAALRDLALWLEEQGDREAAAAARDLAGASPLGAAVELAGPVGERNIYALHPRGRVLLVAETRAGLIRQLASALAAGNHAVIGAGPALDGLPPGIAARIERAEDWAAAGPFAGVLVEGAGEAVRAVLARVAALPGPILLPQANDYRLDWLVEEVSTSINTTAAGGNASLMAMA